Proteins encoded within one genomic window of Bemisia tabaci chromosome 2, PGI_BMITA_v3:
- the LOC109030138 gene encoding LOW QUALITY PROTEIN: hexosaminidase D (The sequence of the model RefSeq protein was modified relative to this genomic sequence to represent the inferred CDS: inserted 1 base in 1 codon), producing the protein MQLTGQLLGCVSIQVWRRKTILVGSMMSLGVLVVLCLYYNSAVRAVETQVRILPQQHNVQFLVEHPSPPTVQIEHLSHSHVHQSNGPNLGGMAPELSLDGGSETRANFGNYPGNLYAGSRSSKPYVPQQRLVHLDLKGAPPKVKYLKDLFPLFKDLGATGLLLEWEDMFPFTGQLASLAATNAYTVDEVTTILKLASENDLEVIPLVQTFGHVEFALKLEQFARLREVPESPQALCPSLNAXLEFIQNLIDQVMHLHKDARFLHIGCDEVFHMGECSRCRQKLRDDLFLMHVSSVAKYVRSKYPKVTPIIWDDMLRQLSTSSLESYNIGQLVEPMVWVYAEDIYRFVPGPVWDKYATIFPTVWTASAFKGAFGETLYVPNVQRHLDNNLHWLDLMRAESSKFKAGFRGIVITGWQRYDHFAVLCELLPSGIPSLAVNLLATSHGYFNSSLQPKLTSALKCGIYSYNTVGGMHNFVNLNSDPFLWDQFSRCMFPGHLFFKLTYKLNMVEKDVQDLIQTTRATRGWLTEYNVRHNFSSPLRLDELMLDEPRIYHSVTSLVQSAQDALANIFDKYTIAEWIEQKVYPLIKELEKLEGDSYRLKQIKTWPRRPFPILDDLKRLGLNLVDENDSKVSRK; encoded by the exons ATGCAACTGACTGGTCAGCTTCTAGGATGCGTGAGTATCCAGGTCTGGAGACGCAAGACTATTTTGGTGGGCAGCATGATGAGCTTGGGGGTTCTGGTGGTGCTCTGTCTCTACTACAATAGTGCCGTGCGGGCCGTCGAAACGCAAGTCCGCATCTTGCCGCAGCAGCACAATGTCCAGTTCCTCGTCGAGCACCCCTCTCCGCCAACAGTGCAGATCGAGCATCTCTCTCACTCGCATGTCCACCAATCCAACGGTCCAAACCTCGGAGGGATGGCCCCGGAACTAAGCCTGGATGGAGGATCCGAAACGAGGGCCAACTTCGGCAATTACCCAGGCAATCTCTATGCCGGCTCCAGGTCTTCCAAGCCCTACGTCCCTCAGCAGAGGCTCGTCCATCTTGATCTAAAGGGGGCCCCACCCAAG GTGAAATACCTGAAGGACTTGTTCCCTCTCTTCAAGGATCTTGGAGCTACAGGGCTTCTCCTTGAGTGGGAGGATATGTTCCCATTTACAGGGCAACTAGCATCCCTTGCTGCAACTAATGCCTATACTGTTGACGAGGTGACCACCATTCTGAAATTGGCTAGTGAGAACGACCTTGAAGTCATTCCTCTTGTTCAGACTTTTGGTCATGTTGAGTTTGCCCTCAAGCTTGAACAATTTGCTCGGCTCCGTGAAGTTCCGGAGTCTCCGCAGGCCCTCTGTCCTTCTCTCAATG TCCTGGAGTTTATTCAAAACTTAATTGATCAG gtgatGCACCTGCACAAGGATGCTCGTTTCCTGCATATAGGCTGTGATGAAGTATTTCACATGGGTGAATGCTCTCGATGTCGACAGAAGCTGAGAGATGATCTCTTTCTTATGCATGTCTCCAGTGTAGCCAAGTATGTGCGCTCAAAGTATCCCAAAGTTACACCAATTATTTGGGATGATATGCTGAGACAGCTTTCAACTTCCAGTTTAGAAAGCTATAACATCGGGCAGCTTGTTGAACCaatg GTGTGGGTCTATGCAGAAGATATTTACCGTTTTGTTCCTGGGCCTGTATGGGATAAGTATGCAACCATATTTCCGACAGTATGGACTGCAAGTGCCTTCAAGGGGGCATTTGGAGAAACTCTTTATGTTCCCAACGTCCAGAGGCATCTTGATAACAATCTCCATTGGTTGGATCTGATGAGAGCTGAATCTTCAAAATTCAAGGCTGGCTTTAGAGGAATCGTTATCACCGGGTGGCAGAG GTATGATCATTTTGCAGTCCTCTGTGAATTACTGCCGTCTGGAATCCCATCTCTAGCAGTTAACTTGCTGGCAACATCCCACGGCTACTTTAATTCTTCCTTACAACCTAAACTGACAAGTGCGCTGAAGTGCGGTATTTATTCATACAACACAGTTGGAGGAATGCACAACTTTGTGAACTTGAACAGCGATCCGTTCCTGTGGGACCAATTCTCTAGGTGTATGTTTCCCGGTCATCTCTTCTTCAAATTGACTTATAAGCTCAACATGGTTGAGAAAGATGTTCAGGACCTAATTCAGACAACAAGAGCCACACGAGGGTGGCTTACTGAGTACAACGTTCGTCATAACTTTTCGAGTCCTCTGCGTCTCGATGAGCTTATGCTTGATGAGCCAAGAATTTATCATTCCGTAACTTCGCTTGTCCAATCTGCACAGGATGCGTTGGCAAATATTTTTGACAAATACACCATTGCAGAATGGATTGAACAGAAGGTCTATCCTTTAATCAAGGaattagaaaaattagaaggagaTTCGTATCGTCTGAAACAGATAAAGACTTGGCCCCGGAGGCCGTTCCCTATTTTAGATGATCTGAAGCGGTTAGGATTGAATTTAGTAGACGAAAATGATTCAAAGGTTTCCAGGAAGTAA